From the genome of Caloenas nicobarica isolate bCalNic1 chromosome 14, bCalNic1.hap1, whole genome shotgun sequence, one region includes:
- the EEF2KMT gene encoding protein-lysine N-methyltransferase EEF2KMT: protein MAEPELGIRFQRRFLAARQLRSFPWLELEQNLQTSLDSSLLVDILHKTILHPLCVKYPSSTKYRRHFLTELIKKHESTAAEPLDELYDALADILNEKESTRCYKNYLLPTGECVTLSESVAIISGGTTGLVTWDAALHLAEWAIETSAVFSNKTVLELGSGIGFTGIAICKTCNPKMYIFSDYHHGVLKQLAENICLNGFVLEPETTQHIQTETRGQEAEATNYQNPKLIVAELDWCSVTGKQLLDLQPDIIIAADVVYDPEITLALIAMLQDLSASRGDRKPPEVYIASTIRNPDTYCLFQAELDKVGIRWQIIPAPSNSIFLYDVQPNITILQLFI from the exons ATGGCCGAGCCGGAGCTGGGGATCCGCTTCCAGCGCCGCTTCCTGGCGGCCCGGCAGCTCCGCTCCTTCCCCTGGCTG gAACTGGAGCAAAACCTACAGACTTCACTGGATTCCTCCCTGCTGGTGGATATTCTGCACAAG ACCATTCTCCACcctctgtgtgtaaaatatCCCTCTTCCACCAAGTACAGAAGACACTTTCTGACTGAACTCATCAAAAAG CACGAGTCCACAGCAGCTGAACCACTGGATGAACTGTATGATGCACtagcagatattttaaatgaaaaagaatctACTCGCTGTTACAAAAACTACTTACTG CCCACAGGAGAATGTGTTACCCTGTCTGAGAGCGTGGCAATTATCTCTGGAGGAACCACGGGGCTCGTCACGTGGGACGCTGCTCTTCATCTCGCGGAATGGGCAATAGAGACCTCTGCGGTTTTTAGTAACAA GACAGTCTTGGAATTAGGAAGTGGGATCGGCTTCACTGGAATTGCAATCTGTAAAACCTGCAACCCCAAAATGTACATATTTAGTGACTACCACCATGGCGTTCTCAAACAGCTGGCAGAAAACATCTGTTTGAACGGCTTTGTCTTGGAGCCTGAAACTACCCAGCATATCCAAACAGAGACCCGAGGCCAGGAGGCAGAAGCAACAAATtaccaaaacccaaaactaaTTGTTGCAGAACTGGACTGGTGCTCAGTTACAGGAAAACAACTGTTGGATCTTCAGCCTGACATCATAATTGCAGCAG ATGTGGTATATGATCCAGAGATAACTTTAGCCCTTATTGCTATGCTACAAGACCTCTCCGCTTCCAGAGGAGACAGAAAACCTCCTGAGGTCTACATCGCTTCCACCATTCGTAACCCAGACACCTATTGCCTGTTCCAGGCTGAACTTG ATAAAGTTGGCATCAGATGGCAGATTATTCCAGCACCCAgcaacagtatttttctctATGATGTGCAGCCAAATATAACTATTCTACAACTATTTATATAG
- the ALG1 gene encoding chitobiosyldiphosphodolichol beta-mannosyltransferase isoform X1 encodes MAAAGAALLAALVAALVAALLWRRWAAAAGGGGRVCVAVLGDLGRSPRMQYHALSLARHGRAVALLGYVQSRPHGDVLRSGNIRLVPVAELRGLRVGPKVFQYVIKVIVQAIQLLYTMLKIDQPSYILLQNPPGLPSIAVAWVACLFWRSKLIIDWHNYGYTIMSLSHGRNHPLVQIAKWYEKLFGRLSDYNLCVTNAMKEDLWVNCNIKAVTLYDKPASYFKETPLEIQHQLYMKLAKDYEPFKPRTESLSLNSETSAFTEKDEKNGHVIKTRGRPALLISSTSWTEDEDFSLLLKALEDYEQYINEGVKLPSLVCVITGKGPLKDYYNGLINKLHFKHIQICTPWLEAEDYPLLLGSADLGVCLHKSSSGLDLPMKVVDMFGCCLPVCAIYFECLHELVKHNENGLIFRDSNELAEQLKMLFLEFPTLEGKLHNFRKNLRVSKQLRWDESWDQTVLPLLGQNK; translated from the exons atggcggcggcgggggcggcgctgCTGGCGGCGCTGGTCGCGGCGCTGGTCGCGGCGCTGCTGTGGCGGCGttgggcggcagcggcgggcggcgggggccgggtGTGCGTGGCGGTGCTGGGTGACCTGGGCCGGAGCCCGCGGATGCAGTACCACGCGCTGTCGCTGGCCCGGCACGGGCGCGCCGTCGCGCTGCTGGGCTACGTCC AGAGCAGGCCGCACGGCGACGTGCTGCGGAGCGGGAACATCCGGCTGGTGCCCGTGGCGGAGCTGCGGGGGCTGCGAG TTGGCCCAAAGGTTTTCCAGTATGTCATAAAAGTTATTGTGCAGGCAATACAATTACTGTACACAATGCTAAAGATAGATCAGCCATCCTATATTCTTCTTCag AATCCTCCAGGCTTACCTAGTATAGCCGTTGCTTGGGTCGCATGTCTTTTCTGGAGAAGCAAACTGATAATTGATTGGCACAACTATGGGTACACTATAATGAGTCTGAGTCATGGAAGAAATCATCCGCTAGTACAAATTGCAAAATG GTATGAAAAACTTTTTGGGCGTTTGTCAGACTACAACTTGTGTGTCACTAACGCAATGAAAGAAGATCTATGGGTGAATTGCAACATAAA GGCAGTAACGCTGTATGACAAGCCAGCTTCTTATTTTAAGGAAACACCATTAGAAATTCAACATCAATTGTACATGAAACTTGCCAAAGACTATGAGCCTTTTAAACCACG TACAGAGTCTCTCAGTTTGAATTCTGAGACATCTGCCTTtacagaaaaggatgaaaaaaatggaCATGTGATAAAGACCAGAGGACGGCCAGCTCTTCTAATCAGCAGCACAAGCTGGACAG AGGATGAAGACTTCTCACTCCTTTTGAAAGCTTTAGAAG ATTATGAGCAATATATCAATGAAGGAGTCAAGCTTCCATCTTTAGTATGTGTGATAACAG gTAAAGGACCTCTAAAAGACTACTACAATGGGCTGATAAATAAACTGCACTTTAAACACATCCAGATCTGTACACCGTGGCTTGAAGCTGAGGATTACCCTCTTTTGCTGG gCTCAGCAGACCTGGGGGTGTGTCTCCATAAATCATCTAGTGGTTTGGATTTACCCATGAAGGTGGTAGATATGTTTGGCTGTTGTTTACCTGTATGTGCAATATATTTTGAATG TTTACATGAACTTGTGAAACACAATGAAAATGGTCTGATATTCAGGGACTCAAATGAGCTTGCGGAACAACTAAAG ATGCTTTTCTTGGAATTTCCTACACTGGAAGGCAAACTtcacaacttcagaaaaaaccTCCGTGTGTCCAAGCAGCTGCGCTGGGATGAGAGTTGGGACCAGACTGTTCTTCCTTTGCTTGGGCAGAATAAATGA
- the ALG1 gene encoding chitobiosyldiphosphodolichol beta-mannosyltransferase isoform X2, producing the protein MQYHALSLARHGRAVALLGYVLGPKVFQYVIKVIVQAIQLLYTMLKIDQPSYILLQNPPGLPSIAVAWVACLFWRSKLIIDWHNYGYTIMSLSHGRNHPLVQIAKWYEKLFGRLSDYNLCVTNAMKEDLWVNCNIKAVTLYDKPASYFKETPLEIQHQLYMKLAKDYEPFKPRTESLSLNSETSAFTEKDEKNGHVIKTRGRPALLISSTSWTEDEDFSLLLKALEDYEQYINEGVKLPSLVCVITGKGPLKDYYNGLINKLHFKHIQICTPWLEAEDYPLLLGSADLGVCLHKSSSGLDLPMKVVDMFGCCLPVCAIYFECLHELVKHNENGLIFRDSNELAEQLKMLFLEFPTLEGKLHNFRKNLRVSKQLRWDESWDQTVLPLLGQNK; encoded by the exons ATGCAGTACCACGCGCTGTCGCTGGCCCGGCACGGGCGCGCCGTCGCGCTGCTGGGCTACGTCC TTGGCCCAAAGGTTTTCCAGTATGTCATAAAAGTTATTGTGCAGGCAATACAATTACTGTACACAATGCTAAAGATAGATCAGCCATCCTATATTCTTCTTCag AATCCTCCAGGCTTACCTAGTATAGCCGTTGCTTGGGTCGCATGTCTTTTCTGGAGAAGCAAACTGATAATTGATTGGCACAACTATGGGTACACTATAATGAGTCTGAGTCATGGAAGAAATCATCCGCTAGTACAAATTGCAAAATG GTATGAAAAACTTTTTGGGCGTTTGTCAGACTACAACTTGTGTGTCACTAACGCAATGAAAGAAGATCTATGGGTGAATTGCAACATAAA GGCAGTAACGCTGTATGACAAGCCAGCTTCTTATTTTAAGGAAACACCATTAGAAATTCAACATCAATTGTACATGAAACTTGCCAAAGACTATGAGCCTTTTAAACCACG TACAGAGTCTCTCAGTTTGAATTCTGAGACATCTGCCTTtacagaaaaggatgaaaaaaatggaCATGTGATAAAGACCAGAGGACGGCCAGCTCTTCTAATCAGCAGCACAAGCTGGACAG AGGATGAAGACTTCTCACTCCTTTTGAAAGCTTTAGAAG ATTATGAGCAATATATCAATGAAGGAGTCAAGCTTCCATCTTTAGTATGTGTGATAACAG gTAAAGGACCTCTAAAAGACTACTACAATGGGCTGATAAATAAACTGCACTTTAAACACATCCAGATCTGTACACCGTGGCTTGAAGCTGAGGATTACCCTCTTTTGCTGG gCTCAGCAGACCTGGGGGTGTGTCTCCATAAATCATCTAGTGGTTTGGATTTACCCATGAAGGTGGTAGATATGTTTGGCTGTTGTTTACCTGTATGTGCAATATATTTTGAATG TTTACATGAACTTGTGAAACACAATGAAAATGGTCTGATATTCAGGGACTCAAATGAGCTTGCGGAACAACTAAAG ATGCTTTTCTTGGAATTTCCTACACTGGAAGGCAAACTtcacaacttcagaaaaaaccTCCGTGTGTCCAAGCAGCTGCGCTGGGATGAGAGTTGGGACCAGACTGTTCTTCCTTTGCTTGGGCAGAATAAATGA
- the ALG1 gene encoding chitobiosyldiphosphodolichol beta-mannosyltransferase isoform X3, whose product MAAAGAALLAALVAALVAALLWRRWAAAAGGGGRVCVAVLGDLGRSPRMQYHALSLARHGRAVALLGYVQSRPHGDVLRSGNIRLVPVAELRGLRVGPKVFQYVIKVIVQAIQLLYTMLKIDQPSYILLQNPPGLPSIAVAWVACLFWRSKLIIDWHNYGYTIMSLSHGRNHPLVQIAKWYEKLFGRLSDYNLCVTNAMKEDLWVNCNIKAVTLYDKPASYFKETPLEIQHQLYMKLAKDYEPFKPRTESLSLNSETSAFTEKDEKNGHVIKTRGRPALLISSTSWTEDEDFSLLLKALEDYEQYINEGVKLPSLVCVITGKGPLKDYYNGLINKLHFKHIQICTPWLEAEDYPLLLGSADLGVCLHKSSSGLDLPMKFT is encoded by the exons atggcggcggcgggggcggcgctgCTGGCGGCGCTGGTCGCGGCGCTGGTCGCGGCGCTGCTGTGGCGGCGttgggcggcagcggcgggcggcgggggccgggtGTGCGTGGCGGTGCTGGGTGACCTGGGCCGGAGCCCGCGGATGCAGTACCACGCGCTGTCGCTGGCCCGGCACGGGCGCGCCGTCGCGCTGCTGGGCTACGTCC AGAGCAGGCCGCACGGCGACGTGCTGCGGAGCGGGAACATCCGGCTGGTGCCCGTGGCGGAGCTGCGGGGGCTGCGAG TTGGCCCAAAGGTTTTCCAGTATGTCATAAAAGTTATTGTGCAGGCAATACAATTACTGTACACAATGCTAAAGATAGATCAGCCATCCTATATTCTTCTTCag AATCCTCCAGGCTTACCTAGTATAGCCGTTGCTTGGGTCGCATGTCTTTTCTGGAGAAGCAAACTGATAATTGATTGGCACAACTATGGGTACACTATAATGAGTCTGAGTCATGGAAGAAATCATCCGCTAGTACAAATTGCAAAATG GTATGAAAAACTTTTTGGGCGTTTGTCAGACTACAACTTGTGTGTCACTAACGCAATGAAAGAAGATCTATGGGTGAATTGCAACATAAA GGCAGTAACGCTGTATGACAAGCCAGCTTCTTATTTTAAGGAAACACCATTAGAAATTCAACATCAATTGTACATGAAACTTGCCAAAGACTATGAGCCTTTTAAACCACG TACAGAGTCTCTCAGTTTGAATTCTGAGACATCTGCCTTtacagaaaaggatgaaaaaaatggaCATGTGATAAAGACCAGAGGACGGCCAGCTCTTCTAATCAGCAGCACAAGCTGGACAG AGGATGAAGACTTCTCACTCCTTTTGAAAGCTTTAGAAG ATTATGAGCAATATATCAATGAAGGAGTCAAGCTTCCATCTTTAGTATGTGTGATAACAG gTAAAGGACCTCTAAAAGACTACTACAATGGGCTGATAAATAAACTGCACTTTAAACACATCCAGATCTGTACACCGTGGCTTGAAGCTGAGGATTACCCTCTTTTGCTGG gCTCAGCAGACCTGGGGGTGTGTCTCCATAAATCATCTAGTGGTTTGGATTTACCCATGAAG TTTACATGA
- the NAGPA gene encoding N-acetylglucosamine-1-phosphodiester alpha-N-acetylglucosaminidase, producing MAACGAAGAAGGGRGRRRPPVPAGRAVVAAALAALGWLQAARGAGSPPSDPLLQPYFPYQHGPRHHHRHVRDCQPVKYGNVTHEAWPSDNRTGGPVAVTRTFVSYIPPEGEHRKVVYGHFTFARNPLRTFSVLEPGGAGGCRAHRRVTVEETAKLRKCLVAQNGGYFNMETGECLGNVVSDGKLVRNSGGLQNAQFGIRKDGTMVFGYLSEEDVLDQANPFVQLVSGVVWLLRDGEVYISQSQKAECDEIQTTGTFDRFINVISARTAVGHDRQGRLVLVHVDGQTESRGVNLWEMAEFLKQQGIINAINLDGGGSATLVLNGTLANYPSEHCSFDSMWRCPRSISTVVCIHEPACEPADCSGHGDCVEGQCHCTGDFWRGPACDILDCDASNCSLHGVCTDSGCLCDAGWIGSNCSEACAAGFYGHACTQKCQCQNGGSCDPVHGACSCPAGYYGTSCEQECPMGRYGPNCYKQCACEHTCPCDRETGSCNVTYELAVQDQLNKAGQCWASQNKERSKEKFSLSEKSWISLTSVLALLLVISAMGNVSLFLKAGSERQHKSGDYLYHPLREMNGEASHTSTSAACETEDAPDQSQALLSPG from the exons ATGGCGGcgtgcggggcggcgggggccgcgggcgggggccgggggcggcggcggccgccggtgccggcggggcgggcggtggTGGCCGCCGCGCTGGCGGCGCTCGGCTGGCTGCAGGCGGCGCGCGGCGCCGG gagcccccccagtgaccccctgCTGCAGCCGTATTTCCCCTACCAGCATGGCCCCCGGCACCACCACCGGCACGTCAGGGACTGTCAGCCCGTCAAGTATGGCAATGTGACACATGAAGCTTGGCCCAGTGACAACAGGACAGGTGGCCCAGTGGCTGTCACCAGAACATTTGTTTCTTACATCCCCCCAGAGGGTGAGCACCGCAAGGTGGTCTATGGCCACTTCACTTTTGCGAGGAACCCCCTGAGGACCTTCTCTGTGCTAGAGCCGGGTGGCGCAGGGGGCTGCCGGGCTCACCGCAGAGTCACCGTGGAAGAGACTGCAAAGCTCAGGAAGTGTCTGGTGGCCCAGAATGGTGGCTACTTCAACATGGAAACAGGAGAGTGTCTTGGGAATGTTGTGAGCGATGGGAAGCTGGTGAGAAACTCTGGAGGCCTGCAAAATGCTCAGTTCGGCATCCGGAAGGATGGCACCATGGTGTTTGG TTACCTGTCTGAAGAAGATGTCTTGGATCAAGCAAACCCTTTTGTGCAGCTTGTGAGTGGGGTAGTTTGGCTCCTAAGAGATGGAGAGGTGTACATCAGTCAGAGTCAAAAGGCTGAGTGTGATGAAATTCAAACCACAG GAACCTTCGACAGGTTCATCAATGTGATATCAGCCAGGACTGCGGTTGGACACGACAGGCAGGGGCGGCTGGTCCTGGTTCATGTGGATGGACAGACAGAGTCCAGAGG GGTTAACCTCTGGGAAATGGCTGAATTTCTGAAGCAGCAAGGAATCATCAATGCTATCAACCTGGATGGTGGAGGGTCTGCAACGTTGGTCTTAAATGGGACCCTCGCAAACTACCCATCTGAGCACTG ctcctttGACAGCATGTGGCGTTGCCCTCGGAGCATCTCGACCGTCGTGTGTATCCATGAGCCTGCCTGTGAGCCTGCAGACTGTAGCGGGCACGGGGACTGTGTGGAAGGGCAGTGCCACTGCACGGGGGACTTCTGGAGAGGCCCAGCCTGTGACATCTTGGACTGCGATGCTTCCAACTGCAGCCTGCATGGCGTCTGCACCGACT ctgGATGCCTGTGTGATGCTGGCTGGATTGGCAGCAACTGCAGTGAAG CTTGTGCTGCTGGTTTCTATGGGCATGCTTGCACCCAGAAGTGCCAGTGCCAGAATGGTGGCTCGTGTGACCCCGTGCACGGAGCCTGTTCCTGCCCAGCTGGGTACTACGGCACCAGCTGTGAGCAAG AGTGTCCCATGGGCCGGTATGGGCCAAACTGCTACAAACAATGTGCGTGTGAACACACGTGTCCCTGTGACCGGGAGACAGGCAGCTGCAACGTCACCTATGAACTGGCAGTACAGGACCAGTTAAACAAAG ctggtcaGTGTTGGGCATCCCAAAATAAGGAAAGGAGCAAAGAAAAGTTCTCTCTGTCAGA AAAAAGCTGGATCTCCCTGACCTCTGTCTTGGCTCTGCTTCTCGTGATTAGTGCCATGGGGAATGTCAGCCTTTTTCTCAAGGCCGGGTCAGAGAGGCAGCATAAAAGCGGTGACTACCTCTACCACCCCCTGAGGGAGATGAACGGGGAAGCCAGTCACACCTCCACATCTGCTGCCTGCGAGAcagaagatgctccagaccAAAGTCAGGCACTCCTGAGTCCTGGGTGA